One Yimella lutea DNA window includes the following coding sequences:
- a CDS encoding DNA polymerase, whose product MGAPAGRSALSAPEHTATPQRSLRGSLSVAAAVVVSPGGQVCVVDEQVSHHRDARAVHEAGVLEGRRVVWWSASSARALIGDGRLSRVWDVAAVHRLIAGGHRDDPVAVWSTRFGLPIPAPIEERQARPGGPDLFAGLADEDTTLSPGQPLPARTGSPEWLRDGGNRELWGRAALDTALWQADVLDDRCGGLSCATSESGAAMLCVELEEHGLPIDRPTLEGLIAQAAGPRPTDDRHAAEIRRGRDAVVWQHLPGGGSIDLRNPLAVRDMLRRSGINVEDTRAWHLEPYRAGSPLVDALLDWRKAERIATTYGWHWLDRFVGPDDRLRGEWDASDGGAGRMTAGSGLHSLPAPLRPGVAAAAGHVLVRADLGQIEPRVLAVVSRDPALAEATRADDLYAEIATDLSVDRPTAKIAMLAAMYGQTSGTAGQVLGRLEHTYPVAMAYLRDAALRGERGESVMTYGGRLVPVSVGPDDTSARARGRGRFTRNAVVQGAAAEFFKAWALTVRAAIAPLGGEIVLCLHDELLVHTPAAQADSTMQAVETALQDAARRWSEGAPVRFVADTGIFQRWSEAKE is encoded by the coding sequence GTGGGAGCCCCCGCAGGACGGTCAGCGCTGAGCGCACCAGAACACACGGCAACCCCGCAGCGATCGCTGCGGGGTTCGCTGTCTGTTGCGGCCGCGGTCGTGGTCTCTCCCGGCGGGCAGGTGTGCGTTGTCGACGAGCAGGTGAGTCACCACCGTGATGCACGCGCGGTACACGAAGCCGGCGTCCTCGAGGGACGGCGCGTGGTCTGGTGGAGCGCTTCCTCGGCCCGCGCCCTCATCGGCGACGGCCGGTTGTCACGCGTCTGGGACGTCGCCGCCGTTCACCGTTTGATCGCGGGGGGCCACCGGGACGACCCTGTCGCGGTCTGGTCGACGCGGTTCGGGCTGCCGATCCCCGCCCCCATCGAGGAACGTCAGGCACGGCCGGGTGGGCCCGACCTGTTCGCAGGTCTCGCCGACGAGGACACCACGTTGAGTCCGGGGCAGCCGTTGCCGGCACGGACAGGATCGCCGGAGTGGTTGCGTGACGGCGGAAACCGCGAACTGTGGGGTCGTGCCGCTCTCGACACAGCGTTGTGGCAGGCCGATGTGCTCGATGATCGATGTGGCGGTTTGTCCTGTGCAACAAGCGAATCCGGGGCCGCGATGCTCTGCGTCGAGTTGGAGGAGCACGGACTGCCGATCGACCGGCCCACGCTCGAAGGGTTGATCGCCCAGGCGGCGGGACCGCGTCCGACCGACGACCGGCATGCTGCGGAGATTCGCCGCGGCCGAGATGCCGTCGTGTGGCAGCACCTTCCCGGTGGTGGGAGCATCGACCTTCGCAACCCGCTGGCCGTGCGGGACATGTTGCGGCGCAGCGGAATCAATGTCGAGGACACTCGCGCCTGGCATCTGGAGCCGTATCGGGCCGGGTCGCCCCTGGTCGACGCCTTGCTGGACTGGCGCAAGGCCGAACGGATCGCGACGACGTACGGGTGGCATTGGCTCGATCGTTTCGTGGGTCCCGACGATCGGCTACGCGGAGAGTGGGACGCCTCCGACGGAGGGGCCGGTCGGATGACCGCCGGGTCCGGGCTGCACAGCCTGCCCGCTCCTCTGCGTCCCGGTGTGGCAGCCGCAGCCGGTCACGTCCTGGTGCGCGCCGATCTCGGTCAGATCGAGCCGCGCGTCCTTGCGGTCGTGTCGCGCGACCCGGCCCTGGCCGAGGCCACCCGCGCCGATGATCTGTACGCAGAGATCGCGACGGATCTGAGTGTCGACCGCCCGACGGCGAAGATCGCGATGCTGGCCGCGATGTACGGGCAGACGAGCGGCACCGCCGGTCAGGTGCTGGGCCGGCTGGAGCACACCTACCCGGTGGCGATGGCGTACCTGCGGGATGCAGCCCTACGAGGTGAACGCGGTGAGTCGGTGATGACGTACGGCGGACGCCTGGTCCCTGTCTCCGTGGGCCCGGACGACACCTCTGCTCGCGCACGTGGCCGCGGACGGTTCACCCGCAATGCCGTCGTCCAGGGTGCGGCGGCGGAGTTCTTCAAGGCGTGGGCGCTCACCGTCCGGGCTGCGATTGCACCGCTCGGCGGCGAGATCGTCCTCTGCCTGCACGACGAACTGCTGGTGCATACCCCTGCCGCACAGGCGGATTCGACGATGCAGGCGGTTGAGACCGCGCTGCAGGACGCGGCCAGACGCTGGTCGGAGGGCG